The following is a genomic window from Verrucosispora sp. WMMD573.
GCCGGCCCGTGGCAGACCTTCACCCGGATCACCCTGCCCTACCTGCGGCCTTACCTCGAACTGGGTGCCCTGCTCGGCTCCATCTACCTGGTGCAGACCTTCGACGCGGTCTTCACCATCACCCAGGGCGGCCCGGGTCGGGCCACCACGAACCTGCCGTACGAGATCTACCTGACCACCTTCCGCAAGTTCGAGTACGGCGAGGCCGCCGCGGCCGGCGTCGTGGTGGTGATCGGCACCATCATCGTCGCCACCTTCGCGCTGCGGGTGATCTCCAGCCTGTTCCGGATGGAGGACGCACGATGACCCGTACCGCGAGTCCGGCCCGGCGCAGCGCGGGCCGCACCGGGGCCGCGTGGACCGTCCTGGCCTGGCTGGCCGGGCTGCTGTTCTTCCTGCCGGTGGCCTGGATGGTGCTCACCGGCTTCAAGCGCGAGGTCGACGCCGCCAGCAACCCGCCGTCCTGGTTCTTCACGCCGGTGCTGGACGGCTACCGGCAGGTCTTCGACCGCGACATCACCCCGTACCTGCTCAACTCGGTGATGGCCAGCGTGCTGTCCACCCTGCTGGTGCTCGTGCTGGCCACCCCGGCGGCGTACGCGCTGTCGATCCGGCCGGTCGCACGCTGGCGTGACGTGCTGTTCTTCTTCATCAGCACCAAGATGCTGCCGGTGGTCGCCGCGCTACTGCCGATCTACCTGCTCGTGCAGGACCTCGGCATGCTGGACAACGTCTGGACCCTGATCGTGCTCTACACCGCCATGAACCTGCCGTTGGCCGTGTGGATGATGCGGTCGTTCATGCTGGAGGTGCCGCCGGCGCTGATGGAGGCGGCGGCGATGGACGGCGCCGACCTGCTCGTCACCATCCGGCGGATCCTGTTGCCGCTCGTGGCGCCCGGCCTGGCCGCGACCGCGCTGATCTGCTTCATCTTCAGCTGGAACGAGTTCTTCTTCGCGGTCAACCTGACCGCCACCCGGGCCGGCACCTCGCCGATCTTCCTGGTCGGCTTCATCACGTCCGAAGGGCTGTTCCTGGCCCGGCTCTGCGCGGCGGCGACCATCGTGTCGCTACCTGTCGTGCTGGCCGGCTGGATCGCCCAGAAACAACTCGTCCGAGGACTCTCCATGGGGGCGGTCAAGTGAAGGCAGCAGTCATCGTCACACCGGGCCAGATCAGCGTCGAGTCGGTACCGGACCCCACGCCCGGCCCTCGGGACGTGGTGGTCGAGGTCGCCGGCTGCGGGATCTGCGGCACCGATCTGCACATCATGGACGGTGAGTTCGCGCCCGCGTACCCGATCGTGCCGGGCCACGAGTTCGCCGGCACCGTGGTCGCGGTGGGGCGGGACGTCACCGAGGTGGGCATCGGCGATCCGGTGGCCGTGGACCCGTCGCTGCACTGCGGTGAGTGCTACCAGTGTCGCCGGGCCCGGGGCAACCTCTGCGAACGGTGGAACGCCATCGGGGTCACCGTCTCCGGCGGCGCGGCCGAGTACGCGCTCGCCCCGGTACGCAACTGCGTGGTGCTGCCGTCCGGCGTCGCCCCGGCCGACGCCGCCCTCATCGAACCGCTCTCCTGCGCGGTACGCGGCTTCGACGTGCTGCCCCGCCGGCTGGCCGACCACTATCTCATCTACGGCGCCGGCACCATGGGCCTGATGATGCTGGAGCTGGCGAAACGCTGCGGCGCGGCGTCCGTCAGCGTGGTCGACCCGAACCCCGACCGCCTCGCCACCGCCGTCCAGCTGGGCTGCTCGGCGAGCGCCGCCAACGCGGACGAGCTGGACCGCCCGCGCGGCTGGGACGTCGTGATCGACTGCACCGGCGTCGAGCCGGCCATCGCC
Proteins encoded in this region:
- a CDS encoding zinc-dependent alcohol dehydrogenase family protein, which codes for MKAAVIVTPGQISVESVPDPTPGPRDVVVEVAGCGICGTDLHIMDGEFAPAYPIVPGHEFAGTVVAVGRDVTEVGIGDPVAVDPSLHCGECYQCRRARGNLCERWNAIGVTVSGGAAEYALAPVRNCVVLPSGVAPADAALIEPLSCAVRGFDVLPRRLADHYLIYGAGTMGLMMLELAKRCGAASVSVVDPNPDRLATAVQLGCSASAANADELDRPRGWDVVIDCTGVEPAIADGLTRVAPAGTFLQFGVSEYATRVPVEPYRIYNKEITVTGSMAVLHSFDRAAELFAAGVLDPQVFISHRFPLAAYADAMSQFRSGIGRKLLIT
- a CDS encoding carbohydrate ABC transporter permease, which translates into the protein MTRTASPARRSAGRTGAAWTVLAWLAGLLFFLPVAWMVLTGFKREVDAASNPPSWFFTPVLDGYRQVFDRDITPYLLNSVMASVLSTLLVLVLATPAAYALSIRPVARWRDVLFFFISTKMLPVVAALLPIYLLVQDLGMLDNVWTLIVLYTAMNLPLAVWMMRSFMLEVPPALMEAAAMDGADLLVTIRRILLPLVAPGLAATALICFIFSWNEFFFAVNLTATRAGTSPIFLVGFITSEGLFLARLCAAATIVSLPVVLAGWIAQKQLVRGLSMGAVK